From Brassica rapa cultivar Chiifu-401-42 chromosome A06, CAAS_Brap_v3.01, whole genome shotgun sequence:
aaatgttaaaagagCTTAGTTAAGAATAGTCATGGTTTTTCGTGTTTAATTAGGagttcatgatttttttttttaacaaaaatttcaTGGCTTAAATAGTATGTTTTGGAATCATATATCATCCCTTCATTTACAACAGAAAAAATACCCTCGAATCGGAAtcatatatcattaatattCAAACTTTTTGCTCGTTGATCGTATCTTTCAAGTTCTTtggcttgtttttttttttaattctggaTTAAGAGTCAAATTTTTCCTATTAAAAGATAAACAAGTAGATCTAAAAATCTAACTAATTAACTATCTGACACGTGAGTCCCATCTTTTCACCGCCAaggaaatacaaaaataaacggAGAAAAGTTAATGAATGAGCGACAAACATGGCGCAGTAGTGCTGGGAATATGAATCATTATCTGCGGGCCCCGCTCCGTTTGATCCGCTGCGGGACGGATACGGATCGAGTGATTTAAAAAATTCGGTTCGCGGATGCGGATTGAGTGATTTTTATGCGGGGCGGGTACGGGTCGGCCAAAATTCAACTGTGGGTATCCGCCAACCcgcaaaaaaaagatttttctaaaaatattatttttaaacaaaaaaatttaaaaatgtatttaattttaattataaatagattaatattattatttttaataaaaatattaaaatattaaattttattattatttttaataaaaatatttaaattaatatttttattattaatattatccgcGGGTCTAGCGGATCACCCGCGGGTTTAAGCGGGGCGGATGCggatttcatatattttttttacggGTCAAGCggatcaaattttttgaatcaaaaaaatCAGTTAATCCGCGGGTTGGCGGGTCAAGCGGGGCGGATCTGACCCGCAATCCAGCTCTATGGCACAggactttaaaataaaaatagtaataaaaaataaataatatgaagTGGAAAAAAGTAGATGAGGTAGGCCCAGTAAGTGGAACCGTTTGTTTGATAACGGAGTTTATATCCGTAAGAAGGCAGTGCGTGTCTGATCTATATATACTTCTCCGTCGTCTTGTTCAATCACTCTGTTCTCCAGCTACCATATAGTTTCAAATCAAAACTAGGGTTACAAATTTTCTCTTAGCTCTGATCAGGTAtgcccctctctctctcccatCTTCTTGTTCAAATCTATATTTGTCTATCTTCAAAAGAtatttcaaactttttattgttttaatattattCTAACTGTTTTTGTTTCATGATTTTCATTCAGAATTCCTGCGGTCCTACATTTATTCATATAATGTTTACCTACCGCGATTAGGTCTAATTGATTCATTTTGTGCAATTAACCTCATTCCGATTaggaataataataataatgtgtaTAGTGAATCGATTTTAGTTGTAGGATATGTACTTTTTCATGGAATGTGATTGTTGAGGCAATCTATGTGTATCATTGTGGATTGAAATTGAATTGATCTGGAAACGATTGGCACTTAACTTTATTATGATACAGACTGTGAAGACGACGTTAGAAGCTttgaccaaaaataaataaataacaatggAGATATTTGGAAAATCACCCGTGGTTGGTTCGGCCAATGTTATCTACTTGTCTGCGATACTAGGTCGCGATGGGCCCAACCCATGTCACAAATGTGACTGGAAATGCGAGAACGAAAATGTGTGTGGAAATATGTACCGTTGCAAGCTAACCGGGTTGAACCATGTCTGTGACAAGAACTGCAACCAACGGATCCTGTATGATAACCACAACTCTTTGTGCCGAGCAAGTGGCCGGATTTTCCCACTCTCACCGGCTGAGGAACAGGCGGTTAAAGGAGTCCGGAGGAAGCTCGATGATAAGAGTCAACCCTCTGAAAGCTGTGTCAAGCGTCGCCGACGTGACGCTCAGTTTCATTCTTCTCCTTTCGAGAGGTCTTTTGCTGCCGTGAGCCCAATTTGCAGCCAGGCTGGAGATGGAATGGAGTTGAATTAGAGATCTTTTCTATCTCCGAGGGAATAATAACTTACCTCTTTTCGATTTTGGACAACTATGTAATAAGAGACGTTTGTTTATGTGCTCTTCCAGGGAGACTAGGTGTATGAAGCAGCATTTTATCTTAGTATCGTTGAACTCTATGTAGTAGTTAACGTAGGAGAGCTCATTTTATGATTCTGCTGCTCTGTTGTGGACGTTTCTTGTTTTGATATAACTTGGTGGAAGTGAAGAATAACACACATGTTTCAGCTGTTGCTAGTACTATTTTTGGCTTTTGGACAAAGTGGTTGAGGCAGCCTTTGTTTTGCCGCGTATCTTGGTAGGCCTCAACTGTTACAAGATAGTACCATTTGGTATGTTTATTACTATAGTCTTCAAGGTAATCAATAAGTTTGGTTTGTCAGTCGACCTGTAGAATAATTCTCAGTCTTTCGATGGATTTATATAATTGCAATTTATTAGTGGGAAGAGAAAATGTTGATTTGTGCTTGAGGAAAATGTGAAAAAGTGACGTGTGATTGTTGATGAAGATTCAATAGTTGACATCGTCCTTGTCaagcttttgtttttcttatccAGCATATAAGTCGGTCTAGGTGCCTTTCAGTTTGTTTATGCCTTCAGTTGTTTTCTTCAACTTGGGGGAAATAGTGCATGTTCTGATTGATCtttgatccttttttttttcaaattaaatgtTGTTTCTTCTGTAACAAACCCAGGCTAAAGTAATCTGAGCAGAGCCAAATCTCAGATCCATTTAGTCCAAATCATCATAATCATAATCAAAAACGGCAAGGAGTGGTTGTGGCTAAACAAAATCAGCATCTAAATCCAATCTAGTAGCTCAGAATCTTTATGGTGGTTCACCAATAGTAATCAATCTATGGGAGTTCACTTCACATTTCATGAACGTCTATAAACATAATTCATTTCTTAATCTTTTCAGTAAACCACTAAGCAACATCTAGAAAATGTCAGAAACAATGTATAGCTCGtatcttatatttttgttatatccATGCAAATATGTACTTGGCACTTCTCTGAAAATTGTCAAATGAATTTGCGTACTCTTTTGTGAGCCAAGGCTTGCAAGGACAGCCTCTCAATGCAGTCACCACTGCTGCTGGTTTTGCTGTCTTCCAAGGAATACTTTTTCAAGGCGAGTTATCATTctttacatgtatatatattattatgaaTCAGGTGCACAAGCATTTC
This genomic window contains:
- the LOC103873482 gene encoding uncharacterized protein LOC103873482, translating into MEIFGKSPVVGSANVIYLSAILGRDGPNPCHKCDWKCENENVCGNMYRCKLTGLNHVCDKNCNQRILYDNHNSLCRASGRIFPLSPAEEQAVKGVRRKLDDKSQPSESCVKRRRRDAQFHSSPFERSFAAVSPICSQAGDGMELN